From the genome of Flavobacterium luteolum, one region includes:
- a CDS encoding RagB/SusD family nutrient uptake outer membrane protein, which produces MKNIKYLAAAAILFTASSCDDYLDTDNITEKSLETYYKTPQDIDEAMAGVYNAIYTNNVHSEEQIAANLMDNMMLGGGGPDDKSAKYVDSFVDPQEDTYYDMWGQSYKGIARANAIIEKTEAADFSKYFPTPAEAQDFKKQAIGEALFMRGFFYFRLAKFFGGVPLITTIDGVKNGPRASYSDTFAQIASDFKQAIETMPATPFTSIPTSRYGHANKWVAEAYLGRVFLFYTGYMTNIEKQATTELPVAGGAALNATQVAAYLQDCISNSGHKLASDFRNLWPYSYVNTSAKANVLPWATTEKLAWVGQDGITPTFGTGNYESMFVQRFSFGNWGWSNGNIYTNRLALFNGIRGNSMVPFGEGWGWCPVNPKLFSGWPDEDPRKRGSVLEMGKAEQGTASYVGNKGDHETGLYNKKYISLQHDNGAGSNVGMFVQMYAWTNPDIQLAHAQDFILMRFADVLLMHSEITQTPSGMNAVRQRAGLGPKGYSLDAIKEERLHEFAFEGLHWFDLIRWGDVNTAFDGTVPVKNSGVAADYSVKYRPETKGLVPIPETEMRLLNGVYTQNPGW; this is translated from the coding sequence ATGAAAAATATTAAATATTTAGCGGCCGCTGCAATACTTTTTACTGCTTCAAGCTGCGACGATTATCTAGACACGGATAATATTACCGAGAAAAGTTTAGAAACTTATTATAAAACACCTCAGGATATAGATGAGGCAATGGCAGGGGTATATAATGCAATCTATACCAACAATGTACATAGTGAGGAGCAGATTGCTGCGAACCTCATGGATAACATGATGCTTGGAGGGGGTGGCCCTGATGATAAGTCTGCTAAATATGTGGACAGCTTTGTTGATCCTCAAGAGGACACCTACTATGATATGTGGGGACAGTCTTATAAAGGAATTGCAAGAGCGAATGCTATTATCGAAAAAACAGAGGCAGCAGATTTTTCAAAGTATTTTCCAACTCCCGCTGAAGCTCAGGATTTTAAAAAACAAGCGATCGGTGAGGCATTATTCATGCGCGGATTCTTTTATTTCAGACTGGCAAAATTCTTCGGAGGCGTCCCTTTGATCACAACGATTGATGGCGTAAAAAATGGTCCTAGAGCTTCTTACAGCGACACTTTTGCCCAAATTGCTTCAGATTTCAAACAGGCAATTGAAACAATGCCGGCCACACCATTTACAAGCATTCCAACATCGAGATATGGTCATGCAAACAAATGGGTTGCTGAGGCATATCTGGGCCGTGTCTTTCTATTTTATACAGGATACATGACTAATATTGAAAAACAGGCAACGACTGAGTTGCCAGTTGCTGGGGGCGCAGCGCTTAACGCAACACAAGTTGCGGCCTATCTTCAGGATTGTATTTCAAACAGCGGCCATAAGTTAGCCTCAGATTTCAGAAACCTTTGGCCATACTCTTATGTAAACACAAGTGCAAAGGCTAATGTACTTCCATGGGCGACAACAGAGAAGCTGGCATGGGTAGGACAAGATGGCATCACACCTACTTTTGGTACAGGGAATTATGAGTCTATGTTTGTTCAGAGATTTTCATTTGGAAATTGGGGATGGAGCAATGGTAATATATACACCAACAGACTTGCATTATTCAATGGGATCAGAGGAAACTCAATGGTACCTTTTGGAGAAGGATGGGGATGGTGTCCGGTTAATCCTAAACTGTTCAGCGGATGGCCTGACGAGGATCCTCGAAAAAGAGGTTCTGTCCTAGAAATGGGCAAGGCTGAACAGGGAACAGCAAGTTATGTTGGTAACAAAGGTGACCACGAAACAGGACTTTACAATAAAAAATATATTTCGCTGCAGCACGATAATGGAGCAGGAAGTAACGTAGGTATGTTTGTACAGATGTACGCCTGGACTAATCCGGACATACAGCTTGCGCATGCACAGGATTTTATTTTGATGCGTTTTGCTGATGTTCTGCTTATGCATTCTGAAATTACGCAGACTCCAAGCGGTATGAATGCAGTAAGACAAAGAGCAGGCTTAGGACCTAAAGGATATTCTTTGGATGCAATAAAAGAGGAAAGGCTGCACGAATTTGCTTTTGAAGGGCTTCACTGGTTTGACTTGATCCGATGGGGCGATGTAAATACTGCTTTTGACGGAACAGTACCGGTTAAAAATTCTGGTGTAGCGGCAGACTATTCTGTTAAGTACAGACCTGAAACCAAAGGTCTGGTGCCGATTCCTGAAACTGAGATGAGGTTGTTGAATGGAGTGTATACACAGAATCCAGGCTGGTAA
- a CDS encoding glycoside hydrolase family 3 N-terminal domain-containing protein, producing the protein MKNKNLILLLLLLSAASKVSAQKQDIYRKGWIDFNKNGKKDVFEDPKQTVQKRVDDLISQMNLEEKTCQMATLYGYKRVLKEELPAESWKNEVWKDGIANIDEQLNSLTSYTDDAQSQYSFPYSKHASAINTIQKWFVEQTRMGIPVDFTIEGVHGLNHDRATPLPAPIGIGSTWNKNLVYQAGRIVGREAKALGYTNVYAPILDPARDQRWGRVVECYGEDPFHIAELGKQMTLGIQEEGVASTLKHYAVYSVPKGGRDGDSRTDPHVAPREMFEIYLYPFRRVLQEAHPLGVMSSYNDWDGVPITGSRYFLTDLLRHKFGFDGYVVSDSEAAEFLYSKHRVAEDYKEAVRQVVEAGLNVRTNFSMPQTFIMPLRELVKEGRLSMKTIDERVADVLRVKFKLGLFDQPYVADPKAADKTVHTPANSELSIQMDRESMVLLKNAGNLLPLNKSAYKNILVTGPLATETNYAISRYGPSHNPVTTVLDGIKNYVGSSATVNYAKGCDIIDPNWPESEIIEFPLTDKEQAEIDEAVEKARSSDIIIAVVGEDAKRVGESLSRTGLNLPGRQLKLIQALQATGKPVVMVMINGQPLTINWENRFVNAILEAWFPGPESGTVIAETLFGDNNPGGKLPITFPKSVGQIEFNFPFKPGSQANQPTYGPNGYGKTSVNGALYPFGYGLSYTTFAYKNLKVTPERAQNQADISVSVEVTNTGKVKGDEVVQLYLKDKVSTVTTYEFTLRGFERVALAPGETKTVSFVLHPDDLALLDKDMNWTVEPGIFEVMIGASSEDIKLRKDFEIQK; encoded by the coding sequence ATGAAAAACAAAAATCTTATACTTCTGCTGTTGCTTTTATCTGCTGCGTCAAAGGTTTCTGCCCAAAAACAGGATATCTATCGCAAGGGATGGATTGATTTTAATAAGAATGGCAAAAAAGATGTGTTTGAAGATCCAAAACAGACTGTCCAGAAACGCGTTGACGATCTTATATCGCAAATGAACCTTGAGGAAAAAACCTGTCAGATGGCTACCTTATACGGCTACAAGAGGGTCTTAAAGGAAGAATTGCCGGCCGAATCGTGGAAAAATGAAGTATGGAAAGACGGAATTGCAAATATCGATGAACAGCTTAACAGCCTGACATCTTATACTGATGATGCGCAGTCTCAATATTCATTCCCCTACAGCAAACATGCATCGGCAATAAATACAATACAAAAGTGGTTTGTAGAGCAGACCCGAATGGGAATACCTGTTGATTTCACCATCGAGGGTGTTCATGGTCTTAATCATGACAGGGCCACTCCTCTGCCTGCACCAATTGGAATAGGAAGCACATGGAATAAAAATCTGGTGTACCAGGCGGGACGAATTGTAGGCCGTGAGGCCAAAGCATTAGGCTATACAAATGTTTACGCACCTATCCTTGATCCAGCACGCGATCAGAGATGGGGCCGCGTTGTGGAATGTTATGGCGAAGATCCCTTTCATATTGCAGAATTAGGAAAGCAGATGACTTTGGGCATACAGGAAGAAGGTGTCGCTTCTACATTAAAACATTATGCCGTCTACAGCGTGCCTAAAGGTGGACGCGATGGGGATTCCCGCACCGATCCGCATGTAGCACCCCGTGAAATGTTTGAAATATACTTGTATCCTTTTCGCCGTGTCCTACAGGAAGCACACCCGCTTGGCGTAATGAGCAGCTATAATGACTGGGATGGCGTTCCGATAACAGGCAGCAGATATTTCCTGACGGATCTGCTGCGACACAAATTTGGATTCGATGGCTATGTGGTGTCCGATAGTGAAGCGGCGGAGTTTCTTTACAGCAAACACCGCGTTGCCGAAGATTATAAGGAAGCTGTAAGGCAGGTCGTTGAGGCCGGGCTGAACGTACGCACTAATTTTTCGATGCCGCAGACCTTTATTATGCCGCTCCGCGAACTGGTAAAAGAAGGCAGGCTGTCAATGAAGACCATTGATGAGCGCGTTGCAGATGTACTGCGTGTAAAATTTAAGTTAGGGCTGTTTGACCAGCCATATGTTGCAGATCCTAAAGCTGCCGATAAAACGGTGCACACGCCAGCAAATTCGGAGCTTAGCATACAGATGGATCGTGAAAGTATGGTACTGCTCAAAAATGCTGGCAATCTTCTGCCCTTAAACAAATCTGCATACAAAAACATACTGGTGACCGGGCCGCTTGCCACTGAGACCAACTACGCAATCAGCAGGTACGGTCCTTCACATAATCCTGTCACTACAGTTCTTGATGGGATCAAAAACTATGTAGGAAGCTCAGCCACTGTAAATTATGCAAAAGGCTGCGATATTATTGATCCAAATTGGCCCGAAAGTGAAATAATCGAATTTCCGCTCACAGATAAGGAGCAGGCCGAAATTGATGAAGCGGTTGAAAAAGCGCGCAGCTCTGATATAATTATTGCGGTAGTTGGAGAGGACGCCAAACGTGTCGGCGAAAGCCTTTCGCGCACAGGCCTTAACCTGCCTGGAAGACAGCTAAAATTAATTCAGGCTCTGCAGGCAACAGGAAAACCGGTAGTAATGGTGATGATAAACGGCCAGCCATTGACCATAAACTGGGAAAACCGCTTCGTAAACGCTATTTTGGAAGCTTGGTTTCCTGGACCTGAAAGTGGGACAGTAATAGCAGAAACACTCTTTGGCGACAATAACCCTGGAGGCAAACTGCCCATTACATTCCCAAAGTCAGTGGGCCAGATTGAGTTTAACTTTCCATTTAAACCGGGTTCGCAGGCAAATCAGCCGACTTATGGTCCCAATGGATATGGAAAAACAAGCGTAAACGGTGCCTTGTATCCTTTTGGCTATGGCTTGAGCTACACCACTTTCGCCTATAAGAACTTAAAAGTGACTCCTGAAAGAGCACAAAATCAAGCAGATATTTCCGTAAGCGTCGAAGTAACCAATACCGGCAAAGTCAAAGGTGATGAAGTAGTACAGCTTTATCTTAAGGACAAAGTGAGCACGGTAACAACTTACGAATTTACTCTGAGAGGTTTTGAGAGAGTTGCCCTGGCACCGGGAGAAACTAAAACGGTAAGTTTCGTGCTTCATCCGGATGATCTGGCGCTTTTGGATAAGGATATGAACTGGACTGTTGAACCTGGTATATTCGAAGTAATGATTGGAGCTTCTTCTGAAGATATAAAACTTCGAAAAGATTTTGAAATTCAAAAGTGA
- a CDS encoding glycoside hydrolase family 3 N-terminal domain-containing protein, translating into MRKIIAFTIFALPFLATAQQPIDQKVNDLLKKMTIEEKIGQLNQYTGDNQATGPITINPNKESEIKAGLIGSMLNVIGTKYTRQYQELAMQSRLKIPLLFGQDVIHGYKTTFPIPLAEAASWDLTAIELAARVAATEASASGIHWTFAPMVDIGRDPRWGRVMEGAGEDTYLGSKIAYARVKGFQGNKLGDLNSVMACVKHFAAYGAGVGGRDYNSADMSERMLLETYLPPFKAALDAGAATFMNSFNDLNGIPATGNAHLQRDILKEKWNFQGFVVSDWGSIGEMVAHGYSKDLKEAAYSAITAGSDMDMESNAYRYNLAALVKEGRVSIDLIDDAVKRILRKKFELGLFEDPYKYSDDKRAEKVLGNPENRKAALEVAEKSIVLLKNENQTLPLSKNLKTIAFIGPMVKEYKANMGFWAVELPEVNYDKWVVSQWDGLQNKVGKNTKLLYAKGCEVDGDNKDGFAEAVATAKLADVVILSIGERHNMSGEAKSRSDLHIPGVQEDLVKEIMATGKPVVVLVNAGRPLIFNWTADNAPAIVYTWWLGSEAGNAIADVLFGDYNPSGKLPMTFPREVGQVPIYYNHFSTGRPAKTEDSKNYVSAYIDLKNSPKFPFGYGLSYTKFNYSDLKLSAAKIKSSETIKVSFQLSNVGKVAGEEVAQLYLKDKFGSVVRPVLELRDFQKVKLKAGESKTIEFTIDKEKLSFYNNKLEWAAEPGDFEVMIGTSSADIKLRADFELVQ; encoded by the coding sequence ATGAGAAAAATTATTGCTTTTACAATTTTCGCGCTGCCGTTTCTGGCTACGGCGCAGCAGCCGATAGATCAAAAAGTGAATGATCTGTTGAAGAAAATGACCATTGAGGAAAAAATAGGCCAGCTTAACCAATATACAGGAGACAATCAGGCTACTGGGCCAATTACGATAAATCCCAATAAAGAATCTGAAATCAAAGCTGGATTGATTGGTTCGATGCTGAATGTCATTGGAACAAAATATACAAGACAATATCAGGAATTGGCAATGCAGTCGCGCCTTAAAATTCCATTGTTGTTTGGTCAGGATGTTATCCATGGCTACAAAACAACATTCCCGATTCCGCTGGCCGAAGCAGCAAGCTGGGACTTGACGGCTATTGAATTGGCAGCCAGAGTTGCGGCTACGGAAGCATCTGCAAGCGGAATTCACTGGACATTTGCGCCAATGGTTGATATCGGGCGTGACCCAAGATGGGGAAGAGTCATGGAAGGAGCAGGAGAAGACACTTATTTAGGTTCTAAAATTGCTTATGCACGTGTAAAAGGTTTTCAAGGAAATAAGTTAGGGGACTTGAATTCGGTTATGGCATGCGTGAAACATTTTGCGGCTTATGGCGCAGGTGTTGGCGGAAGAGATTACAACTCAGCTGATATGAGCGAAAGAATGCTGTTGGAAACTTATCTGCCACCATTCAAAGCGGCTTTAGATGCTGGAGCCGCAACTTTTATGAATTCATTTAATGATTTAAACGGAATTCCAGCTACTGGAAACGCTCATTTGCAGCGTGACATTTTAAAAGAAAAATGGAACTTTCAAGGTTTTGTTGTTTCTGACTGGGGATCAATCGGGGAAATGGTGGCACATGGCTATTCAAAAGATTTGAAAGAAGCTGCTTATTCGGCAATCACCGCTGGAAGCGACATGGATATGGAAAGCAATGCATACCGCTACAATCTTGCTGCTTTAGTTAAAGAAGGAAGAGTTTCAATTGATTTGATTGATGATGCAGTAAAACGTATATTACGCAAGAAGTTCGAATTAGGTTTATTTGAAGATCCATACAAATATTCAGATGACAAAAGGGCTGAAAAAGTTTTAGGAAATCCCGAAAACAGAAAAGCCGCACTTGAAGTTGCTGAGAAAAGCATCGTTTTGCTGAAAAACGAAAATCAGACTTTGCCACTTTCTAAAAACCTGAAAACTATTGCCTTTATTGGTCCAATGGTCAAAGAATACAAAGCAAATATGGGATTCTGGGCTGTTGAATTGCCAGAGGTAAACTACGATAAATGGGTAGTTTCGCAATGGGATGGCTTGCAGAACAAAGTTGGAAAAAATACCAAATTGCTTTATGCCAAAGGCTGTGAAGTTGATGGAGACAACAAAGACGGTTTTGCAGAAGCGGTTGCAACTGCCAAGCTAGCTGATGTTGTAATTTTGAGTATTGGTGAAAGACACAATATGAGCGGCGAGGCAAAAAGCCGAAGCGATCTTCACATTCCTGGCGTACAGGAAGATTTAGTAAAGGAAATTATGGCAACCGGAAAACCGGTTGTGGTTTTAGTAAATGCTGGAAGACCGCTTATTTTTAACTGGACAGCAGACAATGCTCCTGCAATTGTATATACATGGTGGTTAGGTTCTGAAGCTGGAAATGCAATCGCTGATGTTTTATTTGGAGATTACAATCCGTCTGGAAAATTGCCTATGACTTTCCCAAGAGAAGTAGGACAGGTTCCTATTTATTACAACCATTTCAGTACAGGAAGACCTGCAAAAACGGAAGATTCTAAAAACTATGTTTCGGCTTACATTGATTTGAAAAACTCGCCAAAATTCCCTTTTGGATACGGCTTGAGTTATACAAAATTCAATTATTCTGATTTGAAATTATCTGCAGCAAAAATAAAAAGCAGTGAAACAATTAAAGTTTCTTTTCAATTGTCAAATGTTGGAAAAGTTGCCGGTGAAGAAGTGGCGCAGCTTTATTTAAAAGATAAATTCGGATCTGTAGTGCGGCCAGTTTTAGAACTGAGAGATTTCCAGAAAGTGAAATTAAAAGCGGGAGAATCAAAAACAATTGAGTTTACAATCGACAAAGAAAAACTTTCTTTCTACAATAATAAATTAGAATGGGCTGCTGAACCAGGGGATTTCGAAGTAATGATCGGAACTTCGTCAGCAGATATAAAACTTAGAGCAGACTTTGAATTAGTGCAATAG
- a CDS encoding cellulase family glycosylhydrolase, translated as MKRIVLLLHLMMSLSFFGQGFLHRDGQKIVDGKGNNVILRGLGIGGWMVQEGYMIQTQPFASPQYQIKQRIKDLVGEQGTKEFYASYIANGLTKRDVDSLKAWGFNSIRLPMHYNLYTPSIQEEKNGENTWIEEGFALTDKLLKWCADNKMYLILDLHAAPGGQGNDAAISDLDTTKPSLWESAENQKKMVALWKKLASRYRDSPWIGAYDIINEPNWNFTGTNKNGCDENSNGPLRDLMVAVTKAIREVDNNHIVVIEGNCWGGNYNGIFPLWDDNMVVSYHKYWNFNDKESLEKMLDTRTRYNVPIWVGESGENSNVWFRDAIKLMESHNIGWAFWPMKKIDNTAGVTSVTKIPEYDVILKYWKDGGEKPSPEFSKKALMKIADNYKMENVTVKPDVIDAMFRQVQSDDSKPYKKHIVPGRIAATEYDLGTNGVAYSDNDFVNYSSSGKPGEWNKGKSMRNDGVDILPCGDTGSNGFQVSFIEDKEWLQYTVQAGKEGNYSVAVRYSSPETEGRLRIELENGTASEYISLPSTAGKDKWKTAVLANIKLKAGKNKIKVVFEKGGFNLNYLDFK; from the coding sequence ATGAAAAGAATAGTTCTACTATTACACCTGATGATGTCCTTGTCGTTTTTCGGACAGGGATTTCTTCACAGAGACGGACAGAAAATTGTTGATGGAAAAGGGAATAATGTAATACTCAGAGGTCTGGGCATTGGAGGCTGGATGGTGCAGGAAGGATATATGATCCAGACGCAGCCTTTTGCGAGCCCTCAGTATCAGATTAAACAAAGAATCAAAGACCTAGTCGGGGAGCAGGGAACAAAAGAATTTTATGCATCCTATATTGCAAACGGTCTTACAAAAAGAGATGTCGATTCTCTAAAAGCTTGGGGATTTAATTCAATACGTCTGCCAATGCACTATAATTTATACACTCCGTCAATCCAAGAAGAAAAAAATGGAGAAAACACCTGGATTGAAGAAGGGTTTGCTTTAACTGACAAGCTTCTCAAGTGGTGCGCAGACAATAAAATGTATCTTATCCTTGATTTGCATGCCGCTCCCGGCGGACAAGGAAACGATGCAGCGATTTCAGATTTAGACACCACAAAACCCTCTCTTTGGGAAAGTGCAGAAAATCAGAAAAAAATGGTTGCCTTATGGAAGAAACTTGCTTCAAGGTACAGGGACAGTCCCTGGATCGGCGCTTATGATATCATAAATGAGCCAAACTGGAATTTTACAGGCACCAATAAAAATGGCTGCGATGAGAATTCGAATGGCCCCCTTCGCGATCTAATGGTTGCGGTTACTAAGGCGATTCGTGAAGTCGACAATAACCATATCGTGGTGATTGAAGGAAACTGCTGGGGTGGCAATTACAATGGAATCTTTCCGTTATGGGACGATAATATGGTAGTGAGCTATCACAAGTATTGGAATTTTAACGATAAGGAATCCCTTGAAAAAATGCTTGATACCAGAACACGTTATAATGTCCCTATATGGGTGGGAGAAAGCGGCGAGAACTCAAATGTGTGGTTTAGGGATGCCATTAAGCTTATGGAAAGCCATAATATCGGATGGGCATTCTGGCCGATGAAAAAAATTGATAACACTGCGGGAGTAACTTCAGTTACCAAGATTCCTGAGTATGATGTTATACTGAAGTACTGGAAAGACGGTGGAGAGAAACCTTCTCCAGAATTTTCAAAAAAGGCATTAATGAAAATTGCCGATAATTATAAGATGGAAAATGTTACGGTTAAACCTGATGTTATTGATGCCATGTTCAGACAGGTGCAGTCGGATGATTCCAAACCATATAAAAAGCACATTGTTCCGGGCAGAATTGCAGCAACTGAATATGATTTAGGTACAAATGGAGTTGCTTATTCTGATAATGATTTTGTCAATTACAGTTCATCTGGAAAACCTGGGGAGTGGAACAAGGGAAAATCCATGAGAAATGACGGTGTGGATATATTGCCATGCGGTGATACGGGGTCCAACGGATTTCAGGTTTCATTTATTGAAGATAAAGAATGGCTTCAGTATACAGTGCAAGCGGGAAAGGAAGGAAACTATAGTGTTGCAGTTCGTTATTCAAGCCCGGAGACGGAAGGAAGACTTCGTATTGAACTTGAAAACGGAACCGCATCAGAATATATTTCACTGCCTTCTACTGCAGGCAAGGATAAATGGAAAACTGCCGTTCTTGCCAATATCAAACTTAAAGCTGGAAAAAACAAAATTAAAGTCGTGTTTGAAAAAGGCGGTTTCAATCTGAATTATCTGGATTTCAAGTGA
- a CDS encoding aldo/keto reductase, producing MSNKDQNNGMNRRRFLQTGALATAGIYIGLHSFESFGSTGRISAADIKNVKLNNGIKMPILGFGTYGLSGEVCVKSVTEAIAQGYRLIDTAKVYGNEKEVGLAIKQSGIDRKKLFVTSKLWVDDAGYQNTKKGFEETLAKLGLEYLDLYLIHRPRGDVKGTWKAMEELHNEGKIKAIGISNFDSKQLAELLSYAQIKPAINQIETHAFFQQENDHKELKAHNIQLEAWAPLAEGRHGLFTNEAFIAIGKKHNKTVAQINLRWLYQRDIIAIPRSSQKSHIIENLNIFDFKLDEQDMKIISKLDLDRTQFPEWS from the coding sequence ATGTCAAATAAAGATCAAAACAATGGAATGAACCGCCGTAGATTTCTGCAGACTGGTGCACTGGCGACCGCCGGAATCTACATAGGACTTCACTCGTTCGAATCCTTCGGCAGCACGGGCAGAATATCTGCTGCCGATATTAAGAATGTGAAGCTGAATAATGGAATTAAAATGCCAATTCTGGGATTTGGAACCTACGGCCTTAGCGGCGAGGTTTGCGTGAAAAGCGTTACCGAGGCAATTGCCCAAGGATATCGTCTAATTGATACCGCTAAAGTGTATGGCAATGAAAAAGAAGTAGGCTTGGCAATAAAGCAGAGCGGAATAGATCGAAAAAAACTTTTTGTAACCTCAAAGCTGTGGGTGGATGACGCAGGCTACCAAAACACTAAGAAAGGATTTGAGGAGACACTGGCCAAATTAGGACTGGAATACCTTGACCTTTATCTGATACATCGTCCAAGAGGTGATGTAAAAGGAACATGGAAAGCAATGGAAGAGCTGCATAATGAGGGGAAAATCAAGGCCATTGGAATAAGCAACTTCGACTCCAAACAGTTGGCGGAACTCCTGTCTTATGCACAGATTAAGCCCGCGATCAACCAGATTGAAACGCATGCCTTTTTTCAACAGGAAAACGACCACAAAGAACTAAAAGCGCACAACATACAGCTGGAGGCATGGGCACCTCTTGCAGAAGGGCGACATGGCCTTTTTACAAATGAGGCCTTCATTGCAATTGGAAAAAAGCACAACAAGACAGTAGCGCAGATAAATTTGAGATGGCTTTATCAGCGAGATATCATTGCTATACCAAGATCGTCGCAAAAATCGCATATCATTGAAAACTTGAATATTTTCGATTTTAAGCTTGATGAGCAGGATATGAAAATAATTTCAAAACTGGATCTGGACAGAACTCAGTTTCCGGAGTGGAGCTAA